In Mycolicibacterium alvei, a single window of DNA contains:
- a CDS encoding enoyl-CoA hydratase/isomerase family protein, giving the protein MTSATDLSTIEFHVSDHVATVALNRPAKLNSFTEQMAAELAIAWARVRDDDDIHVAVLQANGDRAFCTGIDIAEGTWWKHKTVFNQEDPGELLGPKAHRVWKPVIAALHGIVAGGAMYFVNECDFAICSETATFFDPHPNAGIVSALEPMGMLALGLPYGEVMRWALLGSEERMTAETALRIGIVTEIVPDDQLRARAAELAGEIAARRPAGIQGTVRAMWEARDLPPTIAARHGKFYTDLGNAGAKPDSLNNKKKPRTR; this is encoded by the coding sequence ATGACCAGCGCGACCGACTTGAGCACCATCGAGTTCCACGTGAGCGACCACGTCGCCACCGTGGCGCTCAACCGGCCCGCGAAGTTGAACAGCTTCACCGAGCAGATGGCCGCCGAGCTCGCCATCGCCTGGGCCCGCGTCCGCGACGATGACGACATCCACGTAGCGGTTCTGCAAGCCAACGGAGACCGCGCATTCTGCACCGGCATCGACATCGCCGAGGGCACCTGGTGGAAACACAAGACCGTCTTCAACCAGGAAGACCCGGGCGAACTTCTGGGACCGAAGGCACACCGGGTATGGAAGCCGGTGATTGCGGCCCTACACGGCATCGTGGCCGGCGGCGCGATGTACTTCGTCAACGAATGCGACTTCGCCATCTGCAGCGAGACTGCTACCTTCTTCGACCCCCATCCCAACGCGGGCATCGTCTCGGCGCTGGAACCCATGGGCATGCTGGCCCTGGGCCTGCCTTACGGCGAGGTGATGCGCTGGGCCCTGCTGGGTAGCGAGGAGCGGATGACCGCCGAGACCGCACTGCGCATCGGCATCGTCACCGAGATCGTCCCCGACGACCAACTGCGCGCCCGCGCCGCCGAACTAGCCGGCGAGATCGCCGCCCGACGCCCCGCCGGTATCCAAGGGACGGTGCGCGCCATGTGGGAGGCGCGCGATCTGCCGCCGACGATCGCAGCGCGGCACGGCAAGTTCTACACCGATCTGGGCAATGCCGGCGCCAAGCCGGACTCGCTCAACAACAAGAAGAAGCCGCGAACTCGCTGA
- a CDS encoding aldehyde dehydrogenase yields MTETDTRQLVEFDLVIGGDSTPAGSGATYDSVDPFTGQPWARVPDGNGTDIDRAVAAARAALDGPWGALTPTARGKLLWRLGDLIARDAEQLAELEVRDGGKLTREMVGQMRALPDYYFYYAGLADKLQGEVVPTDKSNYLVYTRHEPIGVVGAITPWNSPLLLLTWKLAAGLAAGCTFVVKPSDHTPTSTLAFAKLFAEAGFPPGVINVVTGWGPQTGAALASHPGVDKIAFTGSTDTGIRVGKAAIENMTRFTLELGGKSAQVVFPDADLDAAANGVIAGVFAATGQTCLAGSRLLVHESVADALVQRIVARAATIKLGDPKDPATEMGPVSNQPQYEKVLSHFASAREQGATVAYGGEPAGDLGGFFVKPTVLTGVDPSMRAVAEEIFGPVLAVMTFADEEEAIAAANATEFGLAASVWTKDVHRAHRVAAKLRAGTVWVNAYRVVAPHVPFGGIGHSGIGRENGIDAVKDFTETKAVWVELSGATRDPFTLG; encoded by the coding sequence ATGACTGAAACCGATACTCGGCAATTGGTCGAGTTCGACCTGGTGATCGGCGGCGACTCCACGCCTGCCGGATCGGGCGCCACCTACGACAGCGTGGACCCGTTCACCGGACAGCCGTGGGCCAGGGTCCCGGACGGGAACGGCACCGATATCGACCGTGCGGTGGCCGCGGCCCGAGCCGCGCTGGACGGGCCTTGGGGTGCACTCACCCCGACCGCCCGCGGCAAGCTGCTGTGGCGTCTCGGCGACCTCATCGCCCGCGACGCGGAGCAGTTGGCTGAGTTGGAGGTCCGCGACGGCGGCAAGCTGACCCGCGAGATGGTCGGCCAGATGCGGGCACTGCCGGACTACTACTTCTATTACGCGGGCCTGGCCGACAAGCTGCAGGGCGAGGTCGTGCCGACCGATAAGTCCAACTATCTCGTCTACACCCGGCACGAGCCGATCGGCGTGGTCGGGGCGATCACCCCGTGGAATTCGCCGCTGCTGCTGTTGACCTGGAAGCTGGCAGCCGGTCTGGCCGCGGGCTGCACCTTCGTGGTGAAACCCAGCGACCACACTCCCACCTCCACGCTGGCGTTCGCAAAGCTGTTCGCCGAGGCCGGTTTTCCGCCGGGTGTGATCAATGTGGTCACCGGTTGGGGCCCGCAGACCGGCGCCGCGCTGGCCTCGCACCCCGGCGTGGACAAGATCGCGTTCACCGGATCGACCGACACCGGGATCCGGGTCGGTAAGGCCGCAATCGAGAACATGACCCGGTTCACCCTCGAGCTCGGCGGCAAGTCCGCACAAGTGGTGTTCCCCGACGCCGACCTCGACGCCGCGGCCAACGGGGTGATCGCCGGGGTTTTTGCGGCCACCGGACAGACCTGCCTGGCCGGGTCGCGGTTGCTGGTCCACGAAAGCGTTGCCGACGCGCTCGTGCAGCGTATCGTCGCCCGGGCAGCGACCATCAAACTCGGCGATCCGAAGGATCCCGCGACCGAGATGGGTCCGGTGTCCAATCAGCCGCAGTACGAGAAGGTGTTGTCGCACTTCGCTTCTGCCCGTGAGCAGGGTGCCACGGTCGCCTACGGTGGTGAGCCGGCGGGCGACCTGGGTGGCTTCTTCGTCAAGCCGACGGTGCTGACCGGAGTCGACCCGTCGATGCGGGCGGTCGCCGAGGAGATCTTCGGGCCGGTGCTGGCGGTGATGACCTTCGCCGACGAGGAGGAGGCCATCGCGGCAGCCAACGCCACCGAGTTCGGACTGGCCGCATCGGTGTGGACCAAGGACGTCCACCGGGCCCACCGGGTGGCCGCGAAACTTCGGGCCGGGACGGTGTGGGTCAACGCTTATCGCGTTGTGGCACCGCATGTTCCGTTCGGCGGTATCGGCCACAGTGGTATCGGCCGTGAGAACGGTATCGACGCCGTCAAGGACTTCACCGAGACCAAGGCGGTGTGGGTGGAGCTGTCCGGGGCGACCCGCGACCCGTTCACCCTCGGGTAA